A single window of Amphiura filiformis chromosome 17, Afil_fr2py, whole genome shotgun sequence DNA harbors:
- the LOC140137099 gene encoding uncharacterized protein: protein MKNESQRTEDTYQYVPILQSLKALLQHDDILAQVFQGHQCGTGRISSFTDAQLYNDHEFFKRYPKALQIYLYFDEFKVANPLRNRGEYKLGGFYFLLGNLEPKYRSKQHIVQLACLCKVTDLKHYGLEVILARLISDLKTLETDGIEFYHDGRKFHFHGTLALVVGDNLAQHFMGGFPENFSTSLRLCRFCTGTNELVKTSLREDDFTWRNQEGYNEQANTVEVHPHLSSVYWRETAFTTNQLENFHVVCSLPSDIAHDLFEGGVVSVRLAIIVCSLVQDRHFSLKLLNERIEQFEYASCDRSNPIPPMPEQIAQFKIKSTIAETWLLMRMLPLLIGDKVPEGNDVWELYLKLADMVECICAKSYECGEIEYMGEKIVEFHESFHEVFEDTLGAKDHFTLHYLKQAKLFGPLSAFSTNLWERKHNEFKQIANRSKNRKNICLTLATGHQFKQYLQFEKDQLLEADVEYVKGNAVRVQALTDDEQAQLQPVLTGAQYIFKAASCTKCGVKYSCGCAVLLSYNNDQYQFGKIRSVFHVNGKDLLHCTVLQTLTYVRHYHAHQVEESPTSLLVEVEKLLDYHPLGIYEKDNMSLIVLKHFVSADRD, encoded by the coding sequence ATGAAAAATGAAAGTCAAAGGACCGAAGATACTTACCAATATGTACCCATATTGCAAAGTCTGAAGGCACTTTTACAACATGATGATATCCTTGCTCAGGTTTTCCAAGGACACCAATGTGGAACTGGAAGAATTTCTTCATTCACAGATGCTCAGCTTTATAATGACCATGAATTCTTTAAAAGATACCCTAAAGCACTTCAAATATATCTTTATTTTGACGAATTTAAAGTTGCAAACCCCCTTCGAAATCGTGGAGAATATAAACTAGGAGGATTTTATTTCCTTCTAGGGAACTTGGAACCCAAATATAGGTCAAAACAGCACATTGTACAGCTTGCTTGCTTGTGCAAAGTAACAGACTTAAAACACTATGGGTTGGAAGTCATCTTGGCAAGACTTATCTCAGACCTGAAGACATTGGAAACGGATGGTATAGAATTCTATCATGATGGACGGAAATTCCATTTTCATGGAACTCTCGCACTGGTGGTGGGAGACAATTTGGCCCAACATTTTATGGGAGGTTTCCCAGAGAACTTTTCCACCTCACTGAGATTGTGTAGGTTCTGCACTGGTACAAATGAGTTAGTGAAGACGAGTTTGAGAGAAGATGATTTTACATGGAGAAATCAAGAGGGATACAATGAACAGGCGAACACAGTTGAAGTTCATCCACATCTATCATCAGTATACTGGCGTGAAACGGCGTTCACCACTAATCAATTGGAAAACTTCCATGTTGTATGCTCATTACCTTCAGATATAGCGCATGACCTTTTTGAAGGTGGAGTAGTTTCAGTTAGACTTGCCATTATTGTCTGCTCACTTGTCCAAGATCGCCATTTCAGTCTGAAACTACTGAATGAAAGGATTGAACAATTTGAATATGCATCTTGTGATAGAAGCAACCCTATCCCTCCCATGCCAGAACAGATAGCACAATTTAAGATCAAATCAACCATTGCTGAAACTTGGCTCCTAATGCGCATGCTGCCATTGTTAATAGGAGATAAGGTACCTGAGGGCAACGATGTGTGGGAGTTGTACTTGAAATTAGCAGACATGGTTGAGTGTATATGTGCCAAATCTTATGAATGTGGGGAAATTGAATACATGGGAGAGAAAATTGTAGAGTTCCATGAATCATTTCATGAAGTTTTTGAGGATACTTTGGGGGCAAAGGACCACTTTACTCTACATTACTTGAAGCAGGCAAAGCTTTTTGGACCACTTAGTGCATTTAGTACTAATTTATGGGAAAGAAAGCACAATGAATTTAAACAAATAGCGAACAGAAGCAAAAATAGAAAGAACATATGCCTTACATTGGCAACAGGACATCAGTTCAAGCAATACCTACAGTTTGAAAAGGACCAACTACTTGAAGCAGATGTCGAGTATGTAAAGGGAAATGCAGTTCGAGTTCAAGCGCTGACTGATGATGAACAAGCCCAGCTTCAACCAGTACTCACAGGTGCACAATATATCTTCAAAGCTGCCAGTTGCACTAAATGTGGAGTCAAGTACTCATGTGGATGTGCAGTTTTATTATCATATAACAATGACCAGTATCAATTTGGTAAAATTCGATCTGTATTTCATGTGAATGGAAAGGACCTCCTCCATTGCACAGTTCTGCAGACTTTAACATATGTAAGACACTACCATGCACATCAAGTTGAGGAATCCCCAACATCACTGCTAGTTGAAGTAGAGAAGCTTCTTGATTACCATCCACTCGGTATATATGAAAAGGACAACATGTCACTGATTGTCCTGAAACACTTTGTAAGTGCTGATAGAGACTGA
- the LOC140137101 gene encoding uncharacterized protein, with amino-acid sequence MVTTVPVVIVTGDEELKLEKSEVGNASEEMKNGEPVCEQDLSEVTDAGVEMENGELALEPVTVSDDEFEDLKTSGEGDSKSTIPAKEKVCEWPYPFRCKSTMFSTAIFGKLKEQEKLTRHDRSKVLESLYEEATKYTLYPNSSQYDQMVSALLSTFPYLGRGMAGQDASGFYKTKLREKFKNNRRRHESDKEEVMLNKRKKPTEDGKAAKEKEMNVWCVKNFKPNWGQGKMLLASTFSPSKCKLVMQRRRSSKIPS; translated from the exons ATGGTTACAACTGTGCCAGTTGTCATAGTTACCGGGGATGAAGAACTGAAATTGGAGAAGTCTGAAGTTGGAAATGcaagtgaagagatgaaaaatGGAGAGCCAGTGTGTGAACAAGACCTGTCTGAAGTTACAGACGCAGGTGTAGAGATGGAAAATGGTGAGCTAGCACTCGAGCCTGTCACAGTGAGTGATGATGAGTTTGAAGACCTGAAGACCAGTGGTGAGGGTGATTCTAAATCAACCATCCCAGCAAAAGAAAA AGTGTGTGAGTGGCCATACCCTTTCAGGTGCAAATCAACTATGTTTTCAACTGCTATCTTCGGTAAACTAAAGGAGCAAGAAAAACTGACCAGACATGACCGATCAAAAGTACTAGAAAGCTTATATGAAGAAGCAACTAAGTACACTTT ATATCCAAATTCAAGTCAGTATGATCAAATGGTTTCTGCACTCCTCTCAACATTCCCATATCTTGGGAGAGGTATGGCGGGACAGGATGCAAGT GGTTTCTACAAAACCAAACTTCGTGAGAAGTTCAAAAACAATAGAAGAAGGCACGAAAGTGACAAAGAAGAGGTCATGCTTAACAAGAGGAAGAAGCCAACAGAAGATGGCAAGGCGGCAAAGGAAAAAGAAATGAACGTATGGTGCGTTAAGAATTTTAAACCGAATTGGGGGCAGGGGAAGATGCTACTAGCATCAACATTCTCACCAAGCAAATGCAAGctagtcatgcaaagaagaagaagcagcaaGATCCCATCTTGA